A part of Bacillus rossius redtenbacheri isolate Brsri chromosome 1, Brsri_v3, whole genome shotgun sequence genomic DNA contains:
- the LOC134527914 gene encoding uncharacterized protein LOC134527914 has translation MGSSLCPKALFQGVTAEKLGELCAYRCHSGTHLMITQAGPERYFLTNPVGKLEVQCLVNKNQTLFLAAADRPGAVDTEVPCDCRLYMNDELKINELYPCDFLSKAKFQMIHVIPAAWSKLKKLKILPLTASSHTVFSSLEDCLDEDWPSVIPHLNLVVSRSFTRPDELQLRDPVEVVSFLLKHLQSISLFVIGGTLLLIVVRNPYLVGIGTFPRVSAFSENVMLTMEISITVFILGVIMCMILFLLRKWLSLKWKLRKTEEISPTVQTDVATTSETFNLRDQFSENCRLKSKLVSESGEEFHVYLTLCD, from the coding sequence atgggaagttctctatgtcctaaagctttgtttcagggagtgactgcagagaaacttggtgaactgtgtgcttacagatgccattcgggaacccacctcatgattacgcaagctggtcctgaacggtattttctaactaaccctgttggtaaactagaagtgcaatgtttagtgaataagaaccaaaccttgtttttagcggctgcagatcgacctggcgctgtggacactgaggtcccttgcgattgtcgcctgtacatgaatgatgagcttaaaattaatgaactttatccgtgtgattttctttctaaagctaaattccaaatgattcatgtgattccagctgcttggtcaaaattaaaaaaattaaagattttacctttaacagcatcttcacacacagttttttcttcattagaagattgtttagacgaggattggccttctgttattcctcacttgaatttggtcgtttcacgttcctttaCGAGGCCCGAcgaattacagctgcgagacccggtggaagttgtaagctttttgttaaaacatttacaaagtatttctttatttgtgattggtggtactttattactaattgttgtaagaaacccttatctagtggggattggtaccttcccccgcgtatcagcttttagtgaaaatgtcatgttaacaatggagataagcataactgtatttatacttggtgtcataatgtgtatgattctttttctgctacggaaatggttgtcactcaagtggaaattacggaaaactgaggaaatctcacctactgtacagactgatgttgcaactacaagtgaaacctttaacttacgtgatcaattttctgagaactgtcgattaaaatctaagttggttagtgagtcaggtgaggaatttcatgtctacctcaccctgtgtgattaa